One Carassius auratus strain Wakin chromosome 16, ASM336829v1, whole genome shotgun sequence genomic window carries:
- the LOC113116451 gene encoding uncharacterized protein LOC113116451 isoform X1 codes for MLQCEFCSGRSSTSVTAMLPGARFTSILLACIFTLGRCSSATCKGCPKNQEIQCESLRSSHGYTYTVPPGILYENCEQGWYYQNGTFIVDSTRNGDRNSLPVVVAVTPHNLTVRVCENLRWELDCGECRCCINYTITDLKHSAAIDPLPRNNTTGDEKDGNDLPGWGIILIIILGTVAVSAFIFFIGKRAKCFYKPNTAL; via the exons ATGCTTCAGTGTGAGTTCTGCAGTGGCAGGAGCAGCACGTCAGTGACAGCGATGCTTCCGGGAGCACGTTTCACGTCAATACTGTTAGCATGCATTTTTACTCTTGGGAGGTGTTCGTCTGCGACATGTAAAG GATGCCCTAAAAATCAGGAAATACAGTGTGAGAGCCTGCGCTCGTCCCATGGATACACATACACGGTGCCACCGGGAATCCTATATGAAAACTGCGAACAAGGATGGTACTATCAG AATGGGACGTTTATTGTCGACTCAACTCGGAATGGCGATAGAAATAGTTTACCGGTTGTAGTGGCTGTTACGCCTCACAATCTGACAGTCCGTGTCTGCGAGAACCTCCGGTGGGAACTTGACTGTGGCGAG tGTCGCTGTTGTATCAATTATACAA TTACAGATTTGAAACATTCAGCAGCAATTGACCCCCTGCCAAGAAATAATACAACCGGGGATGAAAAAGATGGCAACG ATTTACCTGGCTGGGGGATAATTTTAATCATAATCCTGGGTACTGTAGCtgtttctgcatttatttttttcattggaaAAAG gGCAAAATGCTTCTATAAACCAAACACTGCACTTTAG
- the LOC113116451 gene encoding uncharacterized protein LOC113116451 isoform X2: protein MLQCEFCSGRSSTSVTAMLPGARFTSILLACIFTLGRCSSATCKGCPKNQEIQCESLRSSHGYTYTVPPGILYENCEQGWYYQNGTFIVDSTRNGDRNSLPVVVAVTPHNLTVRVCENLRWELDCGECRCCINYTNLKHSAAIDPLPRNNTTGDEKDGNDLPGWGIILIIILGTVAVSAFIFFIGKRAKCFYKPNTAL from the exons ATGCTTCAGTGTGAGTTCTGCAGTGGCAGGAGCAGCACGTCAGTGACAGCGATGCTTCCGGGAGCACGTTTCACGTCAATACTGTTAGCATGCATTTTTACTCTTGGGAGGTGTTCGTCTGCGACATGTAAAG GATGCCCTAAAAATCAGGAAATACAGTGTGAGAGCCTGCGCTCGTCCCATGGATACACATACACGGTGCCACCGGGAATCCTATATGAAAACTGCGAACAAGGATGGTACTATCAG AATGGGACGTTTATTGTCGACTCAACTCGGAATGGCGATAGAAATAGTTTACCGGTTGTAGTGGCTGTTACGCCTCACAATCTGACAGTCCGTGTCTGCGAGAACCTCCGGTGGGAACTTGACTGTGGCGAG tGTCGCTGTTGTATCAATTATACAA ATTTGAAACATTCAGCAGCAATTGACCCCCTGCCAAGAAATAATACAACCGGGGATGAAAAAGATGGCAACG ATTTACCTGGCTGGGGGATAATTTTAATCATAATCCTGGGTACTGTAGCtgtttctgcatttatttttttcattggaaAAAG gGCAAAATGCTTCTATAAACCAAACACTGCACTTTAG